The sequence GATGGCACTTCCACAGCCTGGCTCAGGAGATTCCAGTCAAACGCCTCGAGATGGCCGAAATAGAAAATTGTCCGGTGCCGTTCGGGGACTGGTCGGGTATGGAAGGCTTCAGGTCGAACGAGGTCAAAGAGGGCATCAGTAGTGGTGCGCGCGCGCGCGAGTGTCTCGACGAAATGAGTGGCCGTCGGAGTTCTAGCGATCATCAACTTGTACCCCCTTCCAAAAGGCCACATAGCCGGCAATGCCTTTGGCCGCCTCTTTAGGTGATGGATAGTACCAAGCGGCGTCCTTATTGACTTTTCCATCCACGACAATGTCGTAATAACTGGCCTCTCCTTTCCAGGAGCAGGTTGTATGCGTCGTGCTTGGTTGGAAGTGCTCTCGTGTGATTGACTGGGGTGGGAAATAGTAATTCCCTTCGACCACCTGAC is a genomic window of Candidatus Nitrospira kreftii containing:
- a CDS encoding hypothetical protein (conserved protein of unknown function), encoding MAQAIWNGRTLAESNKGQVVEGNYYFPPQSITREHFQPSTTHTTCSWKGEASYYDIVVDGKVNKDAAWYYPSPKEAAKGIAGYVAFWKGVQVDDR